Genomic DNA from Deinococcus aetherius:
AGTTCGTCCGGCCGCACCTGTGTTCACCGGGTGACGGCCCTGCGGGACCACCCCTTCACACCCGGCGTCCGGGAGTTCTACGAACTGCGCACCGAGTACTCGGTCAGCGCCCTCACGCCCCGCACGGGGCAGCACGCTCCGGCGAAGTACTGCCGCTTCACCTGTACCCAGACCACCACGCGGGCTCAGCGCCGGGGCCGGGACCTGCTGTTGATTCAAGGCGGGCAGGTGCGGAACGTGAAGTACGGTCGCTTCGATCCGGCGGTCCTCACGCCGGAGGTGTGCCGGGGCCTCCAGGCGCTCGCGTGGGAACTGGCGCGGGAAACCTGCTGCGCCGGGGAACTCGCGCAACTCCGCTAGGCCTTCGGGCCGGAGGACCAGACCCTCACCACCGAGCGGCTGGGTCCCTTCCTGTTCGCCGTGCAGCACCCGGACTACCTCAACGTGCCCGCGCTCATAGAGCACATGCAGCTCAGCACTGAGCGCGAGTACCGGGCGTGGTTGAGGCGCAGGCCGGGCGCGACCACCCTGCTGCGCGAACTGTGCGGTTCCCTGCCCCGCGGCGTCCGGCCGCTCCTCGCACGGTTGGACGTGCTCACCCTGGCCGCGTCCCTCCACTGCAGCGGCATGAGGTCCCCGGACCTCAAGGCCCAGGTCCTGAACGCCTACGCGTCCACCCTGCGCGAGCACCGCTGCGGTCCACCTTTTGATGCCCGCTGGTACGTCGAGCTCGCGGGCGGCGAACAGCAGGCCGCCCGGCGGCTGATCCGTACCTTTCGGAAGGGGCACACCGTCTCCGGCCTCGCGCTCCTGCTCGGCGACACGGAGCGCCTGTGGCAGGACGTCCGGGCGGCGCAGCCGGGTTACCGGCCCGGGCGGGACCAGCTCGACCCGCTGGCCCTGCACGACCACCTCGCCCGGCTGCATACCCGCATCCGGACCGAGAACCGGCCCATTCCCAGTGGCACGGACGGGCGGCTCTCTCACCTCGACGCCGACATCCCTCACGCGGCCCACGGCACGCTCCACTTCCGCCGGGCCCGGGAGACGCACGACCTCATCCACGTCAGCGAGACCCTCCACAACTGCGTGTCGAGTTACGCCAGGGCCGCCATCCGGGGCGAGGTCGTCATCGTCGTTGCCCGAGACGGGCAGGGCACGCCGGTGTACTGCCTCGAGGTGCGCGGACGTGCCGTCCACCAGTTCAAGCGCGACCGGAATCAGGGCCTGAGGGATCAGATCGACCTCGCGGCGGCGTTCGGCTATCTCGGTCAGGCACGCCTCGGCATCCGCACACACGATCTCGCACCGCTGTGCCACCATCCCGGCCTGCCCCAGGAGGCCGTCTCCATCCCTGAACCCGAGCCGGACGACCTCCCCTTCTGACGTCGGGCAGTTCGGGGTGCCCCGGAAGGAGGAGGCGTCGGTGCGAGAACCACCTCTGCCACATCGGGGCCGACCCTCGCCCGCTGGGCGGGGGTCCGGGTCGCTCCCACCTTGAGGACTTCGGAGCCGGAGAAGCCACAGTCACCCAGCGCGTGTCCCTCACCCTGCCGGGTGCCCGTGGTGCATGCCGACTGAAATTCCTGTCCTGCACGCTGTCTAGCCAGCGCCGTCTCTACGCCGACGCCACCAGTACGCTCCATCTGGTGGCGCTGGTCACGACCACCGAGGCGGAGACCGCCTTCGACCTGACCAACCACGGCGGACGACAGGACACCTGGATGAATAATCCCGGCGTCGTCCCGCTGGACCTCGGAGGCCGCAGCAGCGGCATTCACGACGTTTTTGTCGGAGACCAGGAAGCGCTGCTGTACCTGGGGGCCGGGACGACCACCCTGGCGCTCCCCACCCGGGCGGTCAACGTGACCGTGCTCCTCGCGCTGCCGAGCCGCCTCGTATGGGCCGACGCGCGTGTCTGCCTGCTCGGCGAAACCACGGACGAGAACCTGCGGGCGGAGTTGTCGCGTCGCGAGGTGGCGCGGCGCCTGCTCGCCGAACTGGAGGGCGAACCCGACCTCCCCGGCACCCCTCGGGTGATCGTCAAGGGAGCGTTGACACAGGCCGCCAAGCTGCTCTGCGGCCTTCGCTCCCAATCCGAGCTGCGTGCCCGGCTGGACGCGCTGCCGGACCACCAGGCCCGGGTCGATGTCATGGCGGCGGCGCCGGCCATCAGCGGGGTGGCCGCCGGCGCGGAAACGCTGGCCCTCGCGCGGGCGGTGGTCGACGCCCGTGACCTGACCTCCTTACGCGAGGCCCCGGCGGCCGCCGCGCGGCTGGAGACGTGGCGCTTTGTGGATGTGGACGGCCGCCCGGCCCTTGTCGGACGCGTCTTTGACCATCCGGAGGCCCGCGACGGGGAGCAAGTCGTCACGGGCCCAGTCCAGGCCCTGCACGGCACGGTGGCCCGCACCTCATCCCGGGTCTACGCACTGGGCGAACCTGGAGACGAGGACGCGGCGGCGCACCTGCGGACCCTCGTGCGACTGCTGGAAGCGGAACGGGGCGAGCGGTGAGGGTGCCCCGGAAGGAGGGGCGGCCGGTGCGAGACCTCCGGGCCGCGGCCCGACGCGCGAGCGGTGAGGGAGCCTGAGCCGTGCCACCCACGCCCAAGACCGCCGAGCGGGCCAGCCGCGACAACGCCGCGAAGTTCAACCGTCTGCACATGAAGCAGATGCCCCTCTGGCTGGGCGCCGGCATGGCGACGGAACTTCAGGCCGCTGACCTCACCCGGACTCGGAAGGAAGATCACCAGTTGCGGCTGTGCGCGCGGGAACGTGAGCGCATGACGGAACTGGAGGCCCGGCACGCCGGGGAGGCCGAAGCCTACCGCCGCACCCTGAAGGAGGCTGCTTAAGAGGCGTACTGCGAGGCTCTGCTGAAATTGCGGCACCTCCAGCAAAGGTATGCCAACATGCGCCGCCCCACAGACGTGTGTGATCACTGGCACACCACTTGCGAAAGGCGGTGCCAGTGGTGCAGTGGCGGGCCGTCGAGGGCCAGGTCAACCCGGCCTCCGCGCAGCAACACCGGGCGCTGGGCCGCATCGAGGCACACCT
This window encodes:
- a CDS encoding PcfJ domain-containing protein; translated protein: MQHPDYLNVPALIEHMQLSTEREYRAWLRRRPGATTLLRELCGSLPRGVRPLLARLDVLTLAASLHCSGMRSPDLKAQVLNAYASTLREHRCGPPFDARWYVELAGGEQQAARRLIRTFRKGHTVSGLALLLGDTERLWQDVRAAQPGYRPGRDQLDPLALHDHLARLHTRIRTENRPIPSGTDGRLSHLDADIPHAAHGTLHFRRARETHDLIHVSETLHNCVSSYARAAIRGEVVIVVARDGQGTPVYCLEVRGRAVHQFKRDRNQGLRDQIDLAAAFGYLGQARLGIRTHDLAPLCHHPGLPQEAVSIPEPEPDDLPF